TCTAATAAAATCATGAGAAATATTAACACTgtacgtacgaaaaaaaaatatagaaaatgacgaaaaagtagttgaaaaatttgtgaaacaaATTTCACCCTAATTTTGATACCTATGCGCAATTTTCGCCAAAACTTAAGGATAccttgttgtatttttttcaaccttcacTGGATGGGCTAGCTGATAAAACACCGTGATTTGTCGATTCGCCCGAAAGTCCTGAGTCCTGCAAACAGATTGACAGAATGATTATTAGTTGTGAAAATGATTCAACAatgtattaattatttttgtaacTGGCACAGatgtttttcaaagttgataACCGATGCTTACCTATTCAAATAGGCGCCGGTACAATTATGTCGGTGATCTCAGCACGGCAGATCGGACAATTTTCAAACCCGGCCAAGTACTCCGACTTGCATTCTTGGCACATGCATTTATGCCCGCAGTCAACAATAGTGCAGTCCGCCTCTCTCCGCAAACAAATCATGCAATTTGTATCCTCTGTTGTTGTTGGAAGACTGGAGTGACTCATCCGGTTGATGGTTATGGTGGGTATGAGTACCTGATCGTAACACCGAATCCTACCACGTGGGTCTTCTCGAGTTTCCTTCACAATTGGCGACTGTAtccgaataaaataataatattaataattagttaattaaaaataaaaagtttctaATTGAAGCAAGAGAAATAGGAAAAATCAAGTTACCATCAGGTCTAGCTCTCTTTGGATGTGAACGATTTGCCTTCCAGCTATCGAAGCTTCATCCGATGCCATCGTTGCTGCCACATTGAGCATCACTTCATCTTTGTCATCGAATTGTTTTTGGTGAGATCGTATTCCATCGGCAATTTCTTCTAGATTATCCTTGGCGATTTTCATCTCTTCAGTTCGCTCTCGCAACTTATTCTCTTGCTTCATCGTTACTTTGAGGTATTGTAGGAGGATCTGTCGAGATTCGCGAAGCTTTTTCATTGAAGCTGCCAGGGAGACCGCTTTATTGGATATATCATTATCCAATTTCAATAGATTGCGTgccttaaaatttgaaaacgatcGTTAACATGttgtaaatttatgaaaagtacattgtacg
The sequence above is a segment of the Planococcus citri chromosome 3, ihPlaCitr1.1, whole genome shotgun sequence genome. Coding sequences within it:
- the LOC135841021 gene encoding E3 ubiquitin-protein ligase LRSAM1-like; the protein is MPGNLPIRRPSLRRKCKNTSKMARNLLKLDNDISNKAVSLAASMKKLRESRQILLQYLKVTMKQENKLRERTEEMKIAKDNLEEIADGIRSHQKQFDDKDEVMLNVAATMASDEASIAGRQIVHIQRELDLMSPIVKETREDPRGRIRCYDQVLIPTITINRMSHSSLPTTTEDTNCMICLRREADCTIVDCGHKCMCQECKSEYLAGFENCPICRAEITDIIVPAPI